GGCGATGTTGTTGAAGTTATTGCTGCTGATTCATTGTTCAGTATTCATCAGCGGAAGCTTACGAAGAAAGCTATGAAAaagtaaaatatttttttggtcAAGCATGGGAAGCAGAATTTTTGAAGATTACCGATTAGGAGATGTCATCAAATTCAGCAATTGAATCTACAGATGAATATTGAATGACATTGTGAAAGCTGATGAAAGAGACGTGAGAGAGAGTggaagagagagtgagagtTGCTGCTGGCTTTGCTGTGTGCTTGCTATGGGCGTGTTTAATTCgtcaaattttttggatttgACTATTGTAAcattttcgtttttatttagtaattattgtCCAATCATGTACTAATTAGTCTCAAAAAATTTATCTCATTATTTCCagctaaactgtgtaattagttattttttaaaattatatttaatattttatgtctaaaaatttgatgtgacatgAATTTCGAAATTTTTTGAGAGCAGGGCCTATGTATGCGTGTATCAGTGTGTGCAttgaaggagagagaaaagagagtgtgtgtgctgcgctgctgctgcctcgtgtgtgcttttttttgtttgtccacgagagagagagtgaccgtgtgtttggttggtggAAGAAATCCAACCCGGACGGGTGGAACCCATTTTTAGAATGTTTGGATGGGGAGGAGCACGGATTGGAGTGGACCCACATGGGAATATTCGGTCTATATGCGGGTCGCCTCCGTCCGTTGAAATCCGGCGGACAGAGCCAACCCCGATGTGCTCTGTCGCTGAGCGTTCTTCCCGTGAAGTCTCCGTCCGTCCGCCCGCCCCGGCCCTCCCGCCATTCTCGGCTCGCCTCCACGcgaccgccgcctccacgcgacccccgccgccgccgcctccccgtcgCGAGGGCCtacgccgcccggcgccgccaccaccgctccgCGTCGTCCCCGGCCGTCGTCCACCGTAGCGCTGCTCCACGCCGTCCCGGGTGCCCCCCATCTCCATGACCCTGCTGTgtccagcgccgcgccgccgctccgcgtcgGCTCCCTGACCATCAAGGCGGCTGCGAGAGGCGGAGATCCAGCCGGGGGCTCCCGCGGGACGGCGGCCAATCTCGGCGGGGTCCGCGAgatgggagcggcggcggcggcccatggTGGCCCGAGCAGGGCAGCTcacggggcagcggcgggcgggaggccgggccggccacggcggcgggaggaggaggaggtggggcaggccgcggcgacggcggacggaggaggccgaggcgggcggACGCCATGGCGGGCAGAGGAGGCCGGGGCAAGGCGGAGGGGCCGGGCGCAAGGGCTGAGGAAGATGataagggagagaaaaaaataaaaataaaaagaaaaaaagtgagAGGTTGACAGGTGGGGTCAATTGGTGGCAAGTGGGACCCTCATTAACGGTGTTATCATGACATCCAATCCGTATTCCCAATTCCTTCAACCAAACATGAAATGGGTTCACTCCGTCCCCAAAATCAGAAGTACAACCAAACAATGAATGGGTCGGCTCCGTCCCCAAAATCcgggttggatccaacccaacccattggtcccgcaaccaaacacacggtgagagagtgtgtgtgctGCGCTGCCTGCTGCGACCGACAGAGGGAGTTAGTGCCCTGTTTGGTTTACaccacgaaatttttttcacaaaaacaCAAATGCATGTATGGAGTaataaacgaaatttatttgcgaaatttttttatggatgagtgtaacttttcgagatgaatctaatgacggtaattaagtcatgatttgctacagtgatgctacagtaccctcctctaatcgtgcagtcaaagacctcattagattagTCTTGCGAATTTATCAAGAGTCATACATGTGCTtttgtaattaaattttatttaatactctaaattagtggtcaaaaatataaaaagttCCGCGAGCTGGCCCTCGGCCGCGGCGTCGGCCAGATGCCGCCGTCCCACCATCAAAAGTCAACTGGAGCGATCAGCGACGCTGCTGTCCGTTCCCTTTCCGCTCGTCACGtcgacgtcggcgtcggcgaATGGTCCCGTGCTATGTCTCCGTAAAATTTCAATTTTCCTGTTGTATTTTCTGTTTGTTTTATCCCGGTCCCGAAATAccttattattttattattaggTTAGACGAAATATACTGTTGTTATACTTTTTTTTGccatacaaatatttttttagtaaaTTGCACCTACCATACAACAACTTGTTAGATAGATGCTAATTGGTACGACAACTTGTAAAATACTCAATTTAGTGTAATAACTTGACAGGTGGGTGCAGAtcggtccaacaacttgtaaaatgcttAATTTAATGCGATAACTTAACAAATGGGTTCACGTCCAAATATTATATAGCAATGTAACTAACGCAATATCTCAATAAAAAGTATATTCACGTTAGGATAAattattaaatattatttggcCATTCCTTAAAAAAAGTATTATTTGACCATTGATTTTCATGCTGCACCTGCGTGGCAATGTATTTGGCCAAGATAAGAACCCTCAGTCTTTAAAAATTAATGTTATGTctttacattaattatttttgtatagtaatttaattttgattaaaactatttattttaaattcAATATTAAAAAATTCACCCTCACTGTTTCCGATATGTTTGATTATATGCACTATTAAGCTAAAAAGGCCAATATGTTGATATAAACTATTGTTATCTTTTAGGAGCTtggtacatatatttttaaagcctCCTATATTtgttagaaaggaaaaatgtgcaaaataaacataaacatTGTTGAATACATGAGCAAAAGCGTAGAAAAAACTAAAGTTTCATGGTCTAATTTCAGTGTTTGAGTGATGCTAATGgtgtaattttaaattttaatttaatttgaactaataaaaaattgtaCATGGTTCAGAAGTAACAATcggatcaccatcaataatttTCAATTATAAAGTTTAAGAATTATTATTGTTCATTTACGTTGTTTAATATATTGCTATTGTAATGAtggttaaataatatattattatttaataTAACTATAATTAATTTACTGTgagaataattttttttccagGCGTGCGCAGCGACTGCGGCGTGTCCTGCCAGAACAGACACcacccaccccgccgccgccgcctcggctcgACTCCCTTGGGTTGGGGTTTGGGGTGGGTTCCCTCCCCGGATACATACAGATACACCTCCATCTCATCATCCCCTCTCCTCGCCCCAGCCAGCCAGCCCTCCTCATCTCCCTCCGgtcccccctcctcccccggTCGTCGCCAGCCTCCatcccgccgcccgcgccggagATGCTGGGCGTCGTGCGGAGGCGGCTCGGATCCGGATGCGTGAGTGCTTGCtctcgtcccccccccccccccccccccccgccaccGCGCTCTCCGCGTCGCGGGGGTTCGCTCTCCCCGTTCCGGTTCGGTCTCGAGTCTCACCGTGATCCGTTCCCTCTCGTCGCGCAGGTGCTCGGGCAGCTGGCGCAGGCCCTccgcccggcggccgccgcgaggaGCTACTCCGTCGCCGCCAAGGAGGTGAGCGCCTCGCAACATTCCCGGACACTTCGATCTCGCGCGTCGTGTCGGCGAGCGTGCGCTGTCGAATCTATTCCCGTTTTGGAACTACTGTGCTTTTTTTTTGTGCCCCGATGGGGGAATGTGAATCGTCTGCTTGGCAGTCACTGCCTTCGCTGCTGCCAATGTTCGCGCCCCGGTGGACTATCGCTCGCCGTGCCGTACTCGTACCTCGCGGGGTTTGCCAGATGCTTTGTTTTGCTACtaaaattctccccctcgatGGTGGGAAACATTTTTGTTTTCGTTTTACATGCAAACGGCAGGAACTTCGTGCTGGTAACTGGTGTTTGTTGTCGAGCATGATGGATTTTGGATGATAGATAGTAGCTGTGAAGGGAGACGGGTACACGTTCAAAAATAAAGGGAGACGGGTAGGTGGGCGGTGGCAGGCATCAAGTGGTTGGGTGATGGAGCAGCTGTGTATAAATAATGCAGACAATTAGTTTGTTTGCGGTTCAAACTGGTGCAGTTGTAGATTATGGCAGCACAGATATTGTTTAGCTATTAAGATATTTAAGTATTCTCAGTATCTGACACCAGGGGAATCTGACTGGTAGCTCTCCTTGGTGGGTTGAACAGTATTCTGAGTAGATGCTGGTGGTGCACTGTATGATTTGATGATCTAGTTTGCTTGATCATCTTATCAGATGCTGTTACCTGTTACTTGTTCCAATGCCTGCTCCTGAGGAGGTGGCATCATCATCACCATGCCACACCTCTAAATTGAAGAGCAAACACAGGTGGAGGCTGAAAAGAAAATGATCGAGTAGGAATGACTGAAACAAGCTGTGGCACAATTAGGTTGAATTTGGTGATTGAAAAGTTCCTATAGGTAGTTAAAAATAGTATTATTTATTGTCCTTTGTGATCATTGCTTCTCTCAATCATGAATGTCTCAGGGACAGTTGGTATTATACCTCTATACGTCTTGCTAGGTCGGTACTTAAGAAAATGCCATGCTGCTCTACAGTAGTACTTCTATGTCGTGACCTTGAGATTTTGCAAGAATGTTTACACAACTactccttttctttttagatAACTGTGCGGGAAGCATTAAACTCCGCACTAGATGAAGAAATGTCCGCAGATCCTTCTGTTTTCTTGATGGGAGAAGAGGTGCCGCCAGTAACCGAACTTGTTTGTTTTGTTCTCTCCTTTGCTTCTTTTGGTTTAATAATTGTCACTTTTGTGGTAGGTTGGGGAGTACCAAGGTGCATACAAGGTCAGTTGCATTTCTAAGAagatttgttttgttttgttttttttattatcTCCCTGAGGCAACTGAACTAATATATGAATGCTATTAGTGTTGAGCTTCTCTTCGTTGGTGTTCTTTGCAGATATCCAAGGGACTGCTCGACAAGTATGGCCCTGATAGGGTTCTTGATACACCAATCACTGAGGTTATtcatctgaaaaaaaaacaatcaccATTCGTAAGCTGTCAGGTTGATTTAATCACATGCTAATACTGATCTGCTTTGTTCCTGTACAGGCTGGCTTTACTGGCATTGGTGTTGGTGCTGCTTACCATGGTCTTCGACCTATAGTAGAGTTCATGACATTTAACTTTTCAATGCAGGTtagttatttaattatgtctGCAAATCATTGTGCGCAttgaattagttttttatttacttgATTTGGAATGTGATATACTCCTTTTTTGTCCCTATATCCCCATTTGATCCACATGTTCCTGAATTTgagaaaactcatgttttctgaAGTACCTTATTTCATATAGGTTTCTCTTTTTCTGTCTCGAAGCTGCATTTGTTGCATAAATTAGAATTTCTATACTGATGGCGTCTTTTAAGTTTTAAGTAGCACCTTATGCAGGAAAGTGTATCTATGTGTAATTTAACAATATGTTAAATTATTCGGATACATTcttctctttagcaaaacttaCATGATCCCCATGCATCAGTTTATAATCGTATAATAAAATCATTGGAACAGTTATGATCTATATTGATCCGGTTACTGAATCAGACACTTGGTATAATCTTATATGAAATCCTTGCATGACAATTTCCTTTGTGTTTATATTTCTTTTCCTGCAAGAATACTGTTCTCCATCTGCTGTCATCTTGTTGTATTTATTTGTTGAATACTATTGTGCCATAATGCCCATGTTCTTGACTTATTCCCATATTCTGAATCTTTGAGAATGAGTACATATTACAAATTTCACGTGCTTAAAATGAAAATTCCTTAACTGTACCCTTTTTCTTATTCAGGCAATTGATCATATCATTAATTCAGCTGCCAAGTCGAACTACATGTCAGCTGGTCAGATATCTGTTCCTATTGTCTTCAGAGGTCCAAATGGAGCTGCTGCTGGAGTTGGTGCTCAACACTCGCAGGTTATTCGCAGAAACTTGCCTCTATTTGTATTTGGTCGGTTCACTGCTGTTGATTCCTTAGAATACAAACTATTACGGCATATCATTTAGTATTATAAATATCAGATTCTGTTAGAAATATTTACAGGGCATTGAATAAATTGTAGAACCAAATTGTTTGTTACATGAGTTGTTTGTCTCCCACGTTTGAATATTGCGTTTAAATGCTATCCTCAGAATAAAAATGTAAATGTGTTGAATGGCGCAAGGGGTGTAAGCTATAGTCTAATTTCTTGCAGTGCATGATATTTTATGGGCATTGGTTGTATGCAGTGCTATGCAGCTTGGTATGCGCATGTTCCTGGATTGAAAGTTCTAGCACCATATTCTGCAGAAGACGCTCGAGGTTTGCTGAAAGCAGCAATCAGGGATCCAGATCCTGTTGTTTTCCTGGAAAATGAACTTCTGTATGCAATACTTTCCCTGCACATCTGTTATCTCTATGCTTGAGTTGACATCTTATTATATAATgttttttttcacttttctGCAGTTATGGTGAATCATTTCCTGTTTCTGATGAGGTACTCGATTCTAGCTTCTGCCTTCCAATTGGCAAGGCTAAGGTATGTCTTTATATTTACACAGTTGTAGTGTAATTCCATCAGACTTCTTGATGGATTGTATGGAAgaatcatattttttttctttgtttttggtGTAGATAGAGAGACAAGGAAAAGATGTTACAATCACTGCATTCTCCAAGATGGTTGGGTATGCCCTTCAGGTGTGTGAATACCAGATTTTTTAAAGCTAATTGTATTGAATTACGCTTTTTAAAGAAAGGCATTTTGTTCATCATATCTTATAGTGTTTTGGGGAGTTCAACTTGCTATTGATTGAGAATGTGATTCTAGTTTGTATCTGTTTATGAAAATCATATTTCGTGCAAGAATTGCTAACTGGACCCATATGTAACACATGTTCCGGATCAATTACCTAACCTTGCTTACAAAGGCTAGGAGGGATGATGCATATATTGGTTTCTTTCCTTACCTTGCTTTTGGGAATGGTGAGCAACGATTTCCATTTCCTTGCTTTTGAGGTTGGCTTTCCCCACTAGTAAGGTTTTCTTTGCCCAACCTTTTCCCACTAGCAACAAAGTTGAGCAAAGAAACCAAACATGCCCATAGTGCCACCTTGAATACAAGATAGTGTTCAACTCTGCTTGAATATCTGTACTATGGGCCATCTCCTTTTAAAAACTAAGATCTAATATATTGAAATTTGACCAAAAACAATTGTTTCTGGGGAAATTGAGTTCTACTTATAATTTACCATATATTTCAACAACCAACGTAATAGCTATATATAAAATATACCCAGTTGATGTTCTGATTGCATTCTCCCGTGCTGTCATTTTTCAGGCTGCAGATATACTAGCCAAGGAGGGTATCAGTGCCGAGGTATTTCTTTTGGCAATTATTAGTACAGTCTTACTCTACCAACCTCTCTTTTTCTCATGGAGGCCATCATAATTTCCTTATGGTTTAGTAATTCTTTGTTCAGGTAATCAATCTTCGTTCAATTAGACCACTGGATAGAGCTGCTATTAATGCATCTGTGAGGAAAACCAACAGATTGGTAACAGTAGAAGAAGGCTTCCCACAACATGGGATTGGAGCTGAAATATGGTCTGTCCCCCACCGCCCCCACCGCCAAATTGCATGGTCGTCATCTCTCCTAATGGGTTGAAATGTGTCTTGCTTGCAGCATGGCTGTTGTTGAGGACAGCTTTGAGTATCTTGATGCGCCAGTTGAGAGGATTGCTGGAGCTGATGTGCCCATGCCTTACGCTGCCAACCTAGAGAGGATGGCTGTTCCACAGGTCTATACTGACTGCCCTTTTGCTTTCATTCCAAATTTACATAGGGATTTGTGGTTCGACAAAAGTAATGTCATTGCAGTTTGAATAGTAGCAGCCGAAATAACACGTTAGTATGCCGGACTTCCAGTTTTCTTGCCTTACCATTTATTTTGGCCTGCATCTTGTACAATTGATTATTGATGTGCAGCCTTTTGACAAAACTATAGCTTTTTTATTGCATATAGCTGTATTGCAAGACAGGAACCTAGGTGTGCAAGGCACATGACCTAATCTGGTAGATTCTGAGGTGCATGAGAAAATTGTACAATCGTCTACCAGATGCTGAAGAAAACTATTAGGAACCCATAATCTCTGGTAGGCGCATGAGGAAATAGATGTAAGATGTTGAGAGGTCAAATTTCAGAAATATTTGTTGGGAATTGGGATAGAATTACGGAATTTGGCTGTTAAAAGAGAGTATTGGTGTGGTATTCGACTATGGTATTGACTGTTATTGTGATTGGCCTTTTCACTTTCTGACTTTCCTTATGCACTTGCAGGTTGAGGACATTGTCCGAGCGGCAAAGCGGGCTTGCTACAGAGCAGTACCAATGGCGGCAACAGCCTAATTCACAGACCCAATCGCTTCTCGATCTTCCATTTTGTTGTCTGTGTGTCCAGAAAGATGTGTCGCATAATGGTACGAGTGCCCACTACCGCTCCCGCTCCAACTCAACTAGCGTGAGCTGATTTTGTAGAGCAACCAAGAGGTGTGTCCAGTTCAGTTCTCCGCCGCCACAGCAGCCGGATGGCTGCCTGACTCTGCATCACTTTACGGTTCTCAACTCGGGTTTGCGAGCCATGCAGGATTTACCTGTGGGGGATTGTGTCAATAACATAACATGTATTTTAAAGGGAGCTCCAAGAGGTCCTGGAATAGAAATTCTGGTTGCGCCTTGTTTAAAATCTCTGTTTCCATGCTGGATATCCAATGCCCCGCCGGTGCCAGCCTCTGTGAAACTGAAAAGCATGTTCGGGCAATGCCTGAACTGGAAACACCAAAGGATTTGGCGTCCGAAAGCGACGGGTTTGGCACGTCGACTCGCCTACGGATGCGTAGGGAAGCTGAGGCC
The Panicum virgatum strain AP13 chromosome 6N, P.virgatum_v5, whole genome shotgun sequence genome window above contains:
- the LOC120678831 gene encoding pyruvate dehydrogenase E1 component subunit beta-1, mitochondrial produces the protein MLGVVRRRLGSGCVLGQLAQALRPAAAARSYSVAAKEITVREALNSALDEEMSADPSVFLMGEEVGEYQGAYKISKGLLDKYGPDRVLDTPITEAGFTGIGVGAAYHGLRPIVEFMTFNFSMQAIDHIINSAAKSNYMSAGQISVPIVFRGPNGAAAGVGAQHSQCYAAWYAHVPGLKVLAPYSAEDARGLLKAAIRDPDPVVFLENELLYGESFPVSDEVLDSSFCLPIGKAKIERQGKDVTITAFSKMVGYALQAADILAKEGISAEVINLRSIRPLDRAAINASVRKTNRLVTVEEGFPQHGIGAEICMAVVEDSFEYLDAPVERIAGADVPMPYAANLERMAVPQVEDIVRAAKRACYRAVPMAATA